The Paenibacillus sp. FSL R7-0345 DNA segment ACACCCGGTTCAGCATAACACCTGCCGCAATCAAGCCCAGCCCTGTCAGATAAATCGGAAGCGGACTGTTCTCACCGGTCTGCGGCAGCTGGCCGCCAGTGCCCGGATCCGTTACTGTTCCCCTTGGAATACTGTCATCTGTAATATCGATTTCCGGGGTAGTAGTATCCGGGGTACCAGGGGTACCGCTATCCGGATCACCGCCTCCGAGCGGAATCTCTCCGGCCGGGATATCCACCGGACCTTCACCCGGAGTTCCTGTCTGTCCCGGCGTTGCCGAAGGTATGATTGCCGGACCGCCAGGAATTTCGTCATCCACTACAATTACACCAGGTACTTCAGTCCCTGGAGGCGGCGTTCCCGGTGTCCCTCCCGGAATTGCCGGGGACGGAGCCGGAGACGGTGTTACTCCCGGTGAAGCCGATGCAGTAGGTGCAGCTGACTCTGTAGGAACCGGTGATTCCGTTGGCACCGGTGATTCCGTCGGTGCCGGTGTGACTGTTGCTGACGGAGTTTCGGTCGGCGCAGCCGTCGGTGACGGCGTCGCTGTTGGCGTTACTGTCGGAGTTGGCGTTACTGTCGGTACCGGTGTAGCTGTCGGCTGCACAGCGGTATTGTATACCGTCAGATTAATACCTGCCACCGAGCCAATGGTCACCGGATATTCCTTAGTATCCAGTACATACCCGCTCGGCGCTGCTGTTTCAATCAGGATATAGCTGCCCAGCCAGATGTTATTGAACACTGCACTGCCTGCCGCGTCTGTAGTGCGCGTGTTCACCAATACGCGCTCCGGCCCGTTCAGCCGGTACAGCTCGAAAGTCGCGCCAGCTAGTACTTTACCCGTGTTCTGGGCATCCAGCTTGCTGACGGTAAGGGTTCCCCGCTCCCCGCTGCCTGTGCCCGAACCGCTGGATACGCCGACAATGACCTCTGTCGTAGTATTCTTTTCAACATTAACTACATTATTTCCGGTGAATGTCGCAGTATTGGTCAGCTTGTCGCCTGTCTTCGCTGCAATCAGCGACTGATATTCCAGGATATAAGCCCTGTCGATGTCACGGGCAAAGCTTAGCTCAAAGCTCTGTCTGCCGTCATCATCGGCCAGGATCTGCAGTGCATAGTCCACACCCTTAACCAGCTCTGTGCTGCTCTTTGTGATAGTACCGTTTGCAGCTGCGGTTCCGGCATAGAGATGGAAGGAATCCGGCAGCAGAATCTGGTTAATGCTTGGTGTGTCAATAATTTTGGCATCTCTGACATGAGACTGGCTGCGGTTCACCGCAAGGCTCCAGTCGACCTTTTCCCCGCTTTGCAGCCCGCTCTTCAGGACATATTCCCCGCCGTGCGGAATATTTACGGTAGCGGTCAAGTCTTTGGATACCTTTTTGTCACCATCCAGCAGATGCGCTGTATTGACTACGGTATTGCCGATCAGCTGACCGGCCAGACTGGTCTTAAAGACAACAACATACGCTTCGCTAATGCTGTCAGCGAACACGATTCTGAGCTTGCCATCGTTTCCTACGCTGTAGGAATAAGCACTTCCGGCCAGTTCAGCCCCTTGTTTGTAGTCTCCCTTGGCATCCAGATTCAATTTATAAATCTTCAGTGAATCCGGCACCAGCTTCTGCCCGGCAGTCAGAATATCGGATACGACAGGAGCTGCAACAGCTTTGGATGTATAGTTCACGCCTACAGTCCAGGTCAATTCCTTGCTGGAAGCATCGTATACTCCGGTCTTGAATCCGTTGTTCTTCCACTCGGTCCGCGGAATAAACTTCCCGTCTGCACTTGTGCTCTGCTTGACGCCTTCAATATCAGTCCAGTCAATCTTGGCTGTGTTAATAAAATCATCCGTGTTGCCGTTCAGCCAGTCATTGCTGAATTGGGTAGTATAACTGATTGTGTAGGAACCGGTAATCGAAGTTTTGAATTTCACTTTGAAG contains these protein-coding regions:
- a CDS encoding collagen binding domain-containing protein; this encodes MIKKRFSLAIVILMLFVQYANGIGFITQVNAGAIEKEADIITSVSMAVYAPDGSTVTDSVYDVNSNVTLDYTWALQDGHSYSAGDTFTFKLPEQFQLYNDISGALVSDDGQAGEFVVSKSTHQVTMTFSSYIENHGNVKGTLRVNTKFDRTTVSGSTTEQIIFPVNGGSQTITVTFKPEVGSTIAKTGVASGFNAGKIDWTVDVNKRLEPVKNAVVTDPVPAGLKLDDTASLAVYQLNVQLDGTVLQGDLVDSGKYTAEVAGGVLSVRFADPVINGAYRIVYTTLITGDEASYTNSATFTGDGRDPASASATVTVERGGSLKKKAVNYDWGIQVITWAIEYNYNLKNIPQQSAVLNDLFDDTQQLVPGSLKVYPVTLDSSGKATKGTVLTENTDYTVTAITGEKKQGFRLQFTGGITSAYLIEYKTGAVGRVFKDHTVTNTVSDSTYSQSATQLVRPIIVYKTFSGANYSDHTANWKITLNGDNYPMKNVVVTDLFPQGGQKLLPETIVVRNSSNTVLEASAYTLEYATPVVPNAGFKVKFKTSITGSYTISYTTQFSNDWLNGNTDDFINTAKIDWTDIEGVKQSTSADGKFIPRTEWKNNGFKTGVYDASSKELTWTVGVNYTSKAVAAPVVSDILTAGQKLVPDSLKIYKLNLDAKGDYKQGAELAGSAYSYSVGNDGKLRIVFADSISEAYVVVFKTSLAGQLIGNTVVNTAHLLDGDKKVSKDLTATVNIPHGGEYVLKSGLQSGEKVDWSLAVNRSQSHVRDAKIIDTPSINQILLPDSFHLYAGTAAANGTITKSSTELVKGVDYALQILADDDGRQSFELSFARDIDRAYILEYQSLIAAKTGDKLTNTATFTGNNVVNVEKNTTTEVIVGVSSGSGTGSGERGTLTVSKLDAQNTGKVLAGATFELYRLNGPERVLVNTRTTDAAGSAVFNNIWLGSYILIETAAPSGYVLDTKEYPVTIGSVAGINLTVYNTAVQPTATPVPTVTPTPTVTPTATPSPTAAPTETPSATVTPAPTESPVPTESPVPTESAAPTASASPGVTPSPAPSPAIPGGTPGTPPPGTEVPGVIVVDDEIPGGPAIIPSATPGQTGTPGEGPVDIPAGEIPLGGGDPDSGTPGTPDTTTPEIDITDDSIPRGTVTDPGTGGQLPQTGENSPLPIYLTGLGLIAAGVMLNRVFRRRRNQE